One Micromonospora sp. FIMYZ51 genomic window carries:
- a CDS encoding DUF2630 family protein, whose amino-acid sequence MDDKTILSRISDLVDEEHRLRAAAQATESGTDDEARTRLRELEESLDQCWDLLRRRRAARQAHGDPDAQGARPVPEVERYLQ is encoded by the coding sequence ATGGACGACAAGACCATCCTGAGCCGGATCTCCGATCTGGTCGACGAGGAACACCGGCTGCGGGCGGCGGCCCAGGCCACCGAGTCCGGCACCGACGACGAGGCCCGTACCCGGTTGCGCGAGCTGGAGGAATCCCTGGACCAGTGCTGGGACCTGCTGCGTCGCCGCCGCGCTGCCCGCCAGGCCCACGGCGACCCCGACGCGCAGGGCGCTCGCCCGGTGCCGGAGGTCGAGCGCTACCTCCAGTAG
- a CDS encoding RIO1 family regulatory kinase/ATPase, whose translation MRDQDSSAWERRGRGRRRFDDDEPHFLKRGRPAEAAAPPADEPDPDPGPAWSSWDDAVHGPQPYPAWLVTELAARDTELGVLKTGKEADVHLVRRAVPDTDRSCLLAAKRYRDPRHRLFHRDAGYLEGRRVRRSREMRAMTGRTAFGRQMIAGQWAAAEFGALARLWEIGTRYGTISVPYPVQLRGTELMLEFVGDPDEGRAAPRLAELRPDPAELRGLWEQLVDALIVLARAGYAHGDLSPYNLLVPAGRLVLIDLPQVVDVVANPQGRDFLARDVGIVTRWFTARGLPPDLADPTALTELLCREAGLR comes from the coding sequence ATGCGCGATCAAGATTCCTCGGCGTGGGAACGCCGGGGCCGCGGCCGACGCCGCTTCGATGACGACGAACCACACTTCCTGAAGCGGGGGCGGCCGGCCGAGGCTGCCGCACCCCCCGCCGACGAACCCGACCCTGATCCGGGCCCGGCCTGGTCCTCCTGGGACGACGCCGTGCACGGACCGCAACCGTATCCGGCCTGGCTGGTCACCGAACTGGCCGCGCGGGACACCGAACTCGGGGTGCTCAAGACCGGCAAGGAAGCGGACGTGCACCTGGTCCGCCGAGCCGTTCCCGACACCGACCGGTCCTGCCTGCTGGCGGCCAAGCGCTACCGCGACCCCCGGCATCGGCTCTTCCACCGGGACGCCGGCTACCTGGAGGGGCGGCGGGTCCGCCGGTCCCGGGAGATGCGGGCGATGACCGGCCGGACCGCGTTCGGCCGGCAGATGATCGCCGGCCAGTGGGCGGCGGCGGAGTTCGGCGCGTTGGCCCGGCTCTGGGAGATCGGTACGCGGTACGGCACGATCAGCGTCCCGTATCCGGTGCAGTTGCGGGGCACCGAGCTGATGCTTGAGTTCGTCGGTGATCCCGACGAGGGACGCGCCGCGCCCCGACTGGCCGAGTTGCGCCCGGACCCGGCCGAGTTGCGCGGGCTGTGGGAGCAGTTGGTCGACGCCCTGATCGTGCTGGCCCGGGCGGGCTACGCGCACGGCGACCTGTCGCCGTACAACCTGTTGGTGCCTGCCGGTCGACTGGTGCTGATCGACCTGCCGCAGGTGGTCGACGTGGTGGCGAACCCGCAGGGGCGCGACTTCCTGGCCCGGGACGTGGGGATCGTGACCCGCTGGTTCACGGCTCGCGGACTGCCGCCGGATCTCGCGGATCCGACCGCGCTGACCGAGCTGCTCTGCCGCGAGGCGGGCCTGCGCTGA
- a CDS encoding HAD family hydrolase: MPLLLLDLDNTLLDRAGPFRTWAVRFLDSIGAPPDDIDWLLSIDADGLTDRWDVADAIRDRYRLRIPSIDLVEELHDGVVEYTRLDPLVACALRIADDAGWMPVVVTNGAVRQQDTKIRRTGLDRYVADWVISEEVGVSKPNPRIFALAAQRARMPLRGAWVIGDGPEADIGGATAVGLPSVWLHRGRPWTDARFAPTATVDTVIAAIATIMGA; the protein is encoded by the coding sequence GTGCCGCTGCTCCTGCTGGATCTGGACAACACCCTGCTCGATCGGGCCGGGCCGTTCCGTACCTGGGCAGTGCGCTTCCTGGACAGCATCGGCGCGCCGCCGGACGACATCGACTGGCTGCTCTCCATCGACGCCGACGGGCTGACCGACCGCTGGGACGTCGCGGACGCCATCCGGGACCGCTACCGGCTCCGGATCCCCTCCATCGACCTGGTCGAGGAGCTGCACGACGGGGTGGTCGAGTACACCCGGCTGGACCCGTTGGTCGCCTGCGCGTTGCGGATCGCCGATGACGCCGGCTGGATGCCGGTGGTGGTGACCAACGGCGCGGTGCGCCAGCAGGACACCAAGATTCGCCGTACCGGACTGGACCGGTACGTCGCCGACTGGGTGATCTCCGAGGAGGTCGGGGTCAGCAAGCCCAATCCGCGGATCTTCGCCCTGGCGGCCCAGCGGGCCCGGATGCCGTTGCGCGGCGCCTGGGTGATCGGCGACGGGCCGGAGGCCGACATCGGCGGTGCCACCGCGGTCGGCCTGCCCAGCGTCTGGCTGCACCGGGGCCGGCCGTGGACGGACGCCCGGTTCGCACCCACCGCGACGGTGGACACGGTGATCGCCGCCATCGCCACGATCATGGGCGCCTGA
- a CDS encoding helix-turn-helix domain-containing protein, translating into MPRVSQDQLDARRQEILAAARGCFARHGYEGATVRRLEEATGLSRGAIFHHFRDKDSLFLAVAEDDAAVMVETVARNGLVQVMRDLLARAVSPDTTGWLGSQLEVSRRLRTDPAFAKRWAERSAAIAEATRDRLARQREAGVLRADVPIDVLARFLELAYDGLVLHLAMGRPAGDLGPVLDLVEEAVRRR; encoded by the coding sequence GTGCCCAGAGTAAGTCAGGACCAGCTTGACGCCCGCCGGCAGGAAATTCTCGCTGCCGCCCGGGGCTGCTTCGCCCGGCACGGCTACGAGGGCGCCACCGTACGGCGCCTGGAGGAAGCGACCGGACTGTCCCGGGGGGCGATCTTCCACCACTTCCGGGACAAGGACTCCCTCTTCCTGGCGGTGGCCGAGGACGACGCGGCGGTGATGGTGGAGACCGTCGCCCGCAACGGTCTGGTCCAGGTGATGCGGGACCTGCTCGCCCGGGCGGTCTCCCCGGACACCACCGGCTGGCTGGGCAGCCAGCTGGAGGTGTCCCGGCGGTTGCGTACCGACCCGGCCTTCGCCAAGCGCTGGGCCGAACGCTCGGCGGCCATCGCCGAGGCGACCCGGGACCGGCTGGCGCGCCAACGCGAAGCCGGTGTGCTCCGCGCGGACGTACCGATCGACGTGCTGGCCCGCTTCCTCGAACTGGCCTACGACGGCCTGGTGCTGCACCTGGCCATGGGACGTCCGGCCGGTGACCTGGGCCCGGTGCTCGATCTGGTCGAGGAGGCCGTGCGGCGAAGGTAA
- a CDS encoding TIGR04222 domain-containing membrane protein, with amino-acid sequence MTGLAADFDTWGIPSSTFLAFYLTVAVVLTVGVLIHRRTLLAGRAAPPPDQLNPQQVAYLNGREDLAVWTSLGTLRSQGVIGVSADRRLTVDGPLPPAASQLDRAIHYAATQRVHGRDLRRTEWVERALTELRDGLDRHGLLVGPTRRAALRLGPLLLGALLLLGIARIGAGLANARPVGYLVLVVSGLAVLTGLLFVRVPWRTRAANTALGTLRARHRHLAPGSNPAYAVYGAAGVATAMALYGTASFWAMDPAFAEQAEIQLGAKEAGGYYGAGASGTTGGCGGGGCGSGGDGGGGGGGCGGGGCGG; translated from the coding sequence ATGACGGGGCTCGCGGCAGATTTCGACACCTGGGGCATCCCCAGCAGCACCTTCCTCGCGTTCTACCTGACGGTGGCCGTGGTGCTCACCGTCGGCGTACTGATCCACCGCCGGACGCTGCTGGCGGGCCGTGCGGCACCCCCGCCCGACCAGCTCAATCCACAGCAGGTCGCCTACCTCAACGGCCGGGAGGACCTCGCGGTCTGGACCTCGCTCGGCACCCTGCGCAGCCAGGGCGTGATCGGGGTGAGCGCGGACCGTCGGCTCACCGTCGACGGTCCGCTCCCGCCCGCGGCCAGCCAGCTCGACCGGGCCATCCACTACGCGGCCACCCAGCGCGTCCACGGCCGCGACCTGCGGCGTACCGAGTGGGTCGAGCGCGCCCTCACCGAGCTGCGCGACGGGCTGGACCGGCACGGCCTCCTGGTCGGCCCGACCCGGCGGGCGGCCCTGCGACTCGGCCCGCTGCTGCTGGGCGCGTTGCTGCTGCTCGGCATCGCCCGGATCGGGGCGGGCCTGGCCAACGCTCGCCCGGTCGGGTACCTGGTACTCGTCGTGAGCGGGCTCGCGGTACTCACCGGGCTGCTGTTCGTCCGGGTGCCCTGGCGGACCCGGGCCGCCAACACCGCACTCGGTACGCTCCGCGCCCGCCACCGGCACCTGGCTCCGGGATCGAACCCGGCGTACGCCGTCTACGGTGCCGCCGGGGTGGCCACGGCGATGGCGCTCTACGGCACCGCGTCGTTCTGGGCGATGGATCCCGCCTTCGCCGAGCAGGCTGAGATCCAGCTCGGGGCGAAGGAGGCCGGTGGCTACTACGGCGCCGGTGCCTCGGGTACGACCGGTGGCTGTGGCGGCGGAGGCTGCGGTAGCGGAGGTGACGGCGGCGGAGGTGGCGGCGGCTGCGGCGGTGGCGGATGCGGCGGCTGA
- a CDS encoding DUF692 domain-containing protein, protein MTGPAGVGIGWRPEIAGFIAELPGLRFVEVIAEAVAATGPPPHGLTELRERGVAVVPHGVRLSLGGAEPVEPARVAHLAAVAELVGAPLVSEHIAFVRAGGLEAGHLLPLPRTREAVDVVCANVARAQAELPVPIALEPIAALFDWPDDELDEAAFLGEILDRTGALLLLDVANVHANARNRGTDPLALLAALPLERIAYLHVAGGAERDGLYHDTHTDPVPPQVLDLLAELCSRHHPPAVLLERDGHYPPAADLRAELDAVARAAGFPVVT, encoded by the coding sequence CTGACCGGCCCGGCCGGGGTGGGCATCGGCTGGCGGCCGGAGATCGCCGGTTTCATCGCCGAACTGCCCGGGCTGCGCTTCGTCGAGGTGATCGCCGAAGCGGTTGCGGCGACCGGTCCACCGCCACACGGGCTGACCGAGCTGCGGGAGCGCGGCGTGGCCGTGGTGCCGCACGGCGTACGGCTCTCCCTCGGTGGCGCGGAGCCGGTCGAGCCGGCCCGGGTGGCCCACCTGGCGGCCGTCGCCGAACTGGTCGGGGCGCCGCTGGTCAGCGAGCACATCGCCTTCGTACGCGCCGGTGGTCTGGAGGCGGGACACCTGCTGCCGCTGCCACGCACCCGGGAGGCCGTCGACGTGGTCTGCGCAAACGTCGCGCGGGCGCAGGCGGAGCTGCCGGTGCCGATCGCACTGGAGCCGATCGCGGCGCTGTTCGACTGGCCGGACGACGAACTCGACGAAGCGGCGTTCCTCGGCGAGATCCTGGACCGCACCGGTGCGCTGCTGCTGCTCGACGTCGCAAACGTCCACGCAAACGCGCGCAACCGGGGTACCGACCCGCTCGCGCTGCTGGCCGCCCTGCCGTTGGAACGGATCGCGTACCTGCACGTCGCCGGTGGCGCGGAACGCGACGGGCTCTACCACGACACGCACACCGACCCGGTCCCGCCCCAGGTGCTGGATCTGCTCGCCGAGCTGTGCTCCCGACACCACCCACCGGCGGTGCTGCTGGAACGCGACGGGCACTACCCGCCCGCCGCCGACCTGCGCGCCGAACTGGACGCCGTGGCCCGGGCCGCCGGCTTCCCGGTGGTGACATGA
- a CDS encoding SDR family oxidoreductase, with the protein MDLGLTDRVYVLTGASRGLGYATAQCLVADGARVVLSARRDDAVAAAVAGLGGPQRAIGITADLADPATPERLVVAAKRHFGRLDGALVSVGGPPPGSAASVDDEQWRQSFETVFLGSVRAVRTVATALPDGGAIALVLSTSARSPVPGLGISNGLRPGLAGVAKDVADEYGPRGVRVVGLLPGRIMTDRNRELFAASGDPTRARAEAEAGIPLRRIGDPAEFGRVAAFVLSPAASYLTGITIPVDGGALRGL; encoded by the coding sequence ATGGATCTCGGACTGACCGACCGGGTGTACGTACTCACCGGCGCCTCCCGCGGCCTCGGGTACGCCACCGCGCAGTGCCTGGTGGCCGACGGGGCCCGGGTGGTCCTCTCCGCCCGCCGGGATGACGCGGTGGCCGCTGCCGTGGCCGGTCTCGGCGGGCCGCAGCGGGCGATCGGCATCACCGCCGACCTGGCCGACCCGGCCACCCCCGAGCGGCTGGTCGTCGCCGCCAAACGCCACTTCGGCCGGCTCGACGGCGCCCTGGTGTCGGTGGGCGGGCCACCGCCGGGCAGCGCCGCCTCGGTCGACGACGAACAGTGGCGGCAGTCCTTCGAGACGGTCTTCCTGGGCAGCGTACGCGCGGTCCGCACGGTGGCCACCGCGTTGCCCGACGGCGGCGCGATCGCGCTGGTGCTCTCCACCTCGGCGCGTAGCCCGGTGCCCGGGCTGGGCATCTCCAACGGGCTGCGTCCCGGCCTGGCCGGCGTCGCGAAGGACGTCGCCGACGAGTACGGCCCCCGTGGCGTACGGGTGGTCGGGCTGCTACCGGGGCGGATCATGACCGACCGCAACCGGGAGCTCTTCGCGGCCTCCGGCGACCCCACACGGGCGCGGGCCGAGGCGGAGGCCGGCATCCCGCTGCGTCGCATCGGCGACCCGGCCGAGTTCGGACGGGTCGCCGCCTTCGTCCTCTCCCCCGCGGCGAGCTACCTCACCGGGATCACCATCCCGGTCGACGGCGGCGCGCTGCGCGGCCTGTGA
- the mug gene encoding G/U mismatch-specific DNA glycosylase, with translation MAAAADRTLPDVIAPGLDVLFVGINPGLWSAATGWHFARPGNRFWPALHRGGFTPRVLHPSEQDELPALGLGITNLAARASARADELTAAELVTGAQTLTAKVARYRPRWVAVVGVTAYRIGCARPKAAFGPQPEPLADARLWVLPNPSGLNAHYTPQSLGAAFAELREATLRE, from the coding sequence TTGGCCGCGGCTGCCGACCGGACCCTGCCGGACGTCATCGCCCCCGGGCTGGACGTACTCTTCGTCGGGATCAACCCGGGGCTGTGGTCGGCCGCCACCGGCTGGCACTTCGCCCGCCCCGGCAACCGGTTCTGGCCGGCCCTGCACCGGGGTGGGTTCACACCGCGCGTGCTGCACCCCAGCGAGCAGGACGAACTGCCCGCACTGGGGCTCGGCATCACCAACCTGGCCGCCCGGGCCAGCGCCCGGGCCGACGAACTGACCGCCGCCGAGTTGGTCACCGGTGCGCAGACGTTGACCGCCAAGGTGGCCCGGTACCGGCCCCGCTGGGTGGCGGTGGTCGGGGTGACCGCGTACCGGATCGGGTGTGCCCGGCCGAAGGCGGCCTTCGGCCCACAGCCGGAGCCGTTGGCCGACGCCCGGCTCTGGGTGTTGCCCAACCCCAGCGGCCTGAACGCGCACTACACGCCGCAGAGCCTCGGCGCAGCCTTCGCCGAGCTGCGCGAGGCGACCCTGCGGGAGTGA
- a CDS encoding NAD(P)/FAD-dependent oxidoreductase encodes MTDVRTAIIIGGGIAGPVAALALHRAGIAATVYEGYPSTADGIGGTLALAPNGVAALRIVGADQPVTEIATPIDRTVLAIGTNRIELPALGDVGPLRVVHRNALHRVLHQRAVTEGVRVAYGKRLATARQTDGGVTAEFTDGSTAHADILIGADGVHSTVRTLIDPAAPGPRYTGVLGIESVAEHPVAAAPGTMTFTFGRRGYYLYWPEPGGGTRWGANLPQDRPMSLAEARTVRPDEWRHRLRAVYGDDDPGAALIRTSDPDQLQVSGSLHIMPPVPRWHRGRMVLIGDAVHAPSNSSGQGASLAVESAVQLARCLRDLPDVPAAFAAYERLRRSRVEGVAARAARINHAKAPGPVARVVMPVMMRMLMKVAMRPEKTLGPEQRYTIDWAASAATERPPA; translated from the coding sequence ATGACCGACGTACGCACAGCGATCATCATCGGCGGCGGCATCGCCGGCCCGGTCGCGGCGCTCGCGCTGCACCGGGCGGGCATCGCGGCCACCGTGTACGAGGGGTATCCGAGCACCGCCGACGGCATCGGCGGCACGCTGGCGCTGGCGCCCAACGGCGTGGCGGCCCTGCGGATCGTGGGCGCCGACCAACCGGTGACCGAGATCGCCACCCCGATCGACCGGACCGTGCTGGCGATCGGCACCAACCGCATCGAGTTACCGGCGCTTGGCGATGTCGGGCCGCTGCGGGTGGTGCACCGCAACGCCCTGCACCGGGTCCTGCACCAGCGGGCGGTCACCGAGGGCGTCCGCGTCGCGTACGGCAAGCGGCTGGCCACCGCGCGACAGACCGACGGCGGGGTCACCGCCGAGTTCACCGACGGCAGCACCGCCCACGCCGACATCCTGATCGGTGCCGACGGGGTGCACTCCACCGTGCGCACACTTATCGACCCGGCCGCGCCGGGGCCGCGCTACACCGGCGTACTCGGGATCGAGTCGGTGGCGGAGCACCCGGTCGCGGCGGCCCCGGGCACGATGACCTTCACCTTCGGCCGGCGCGGCTACTACCTCTACTGGCCCGAGCCGGGTGGCGGCACCCGGTGGGGCGCCAACCTGCCACAGGACCGGCCGATGAGCCTGGCCGAGGCGAGGACGGTACGCCCCGACGAATGGCGGCACCGGCTGCGGGCCGTCTACGGCGACGACGACCCGGGTGCCGCGCTGATCCGGACCAGTGATCCGGACCAGTTGCAGGTCTCCGGATCACTGCACATCATGCCCCCGGTGCCGCGCTGGCACCGGGGCCGGATGGTGCTGATCGGTGACGCGGTGCACGCACCGTCCAACAGTTCCGGGCAGGGCGCGTCGCTGGCGGTGGAGAGCGCCGTGCAACTCGCCCGTTGTCTGCGCGACCTGCCGGACGTACCGGCGGCGTTCGCCGCGTACGAACGGCTGCGCCGGTCCCGGGTGGAGGGTGTCGCCGCCCGTGCGGCCCGGATCAACCACGCCAAGGCGCCCGGGCCGGTCGCCCGGGTGGTCATGCCGGTGATGATGCGGATGCTGATGAAGGTCGCGATGCGGCCGGAGAAGACGCTCGGCCCGGAACAGCGCTACACGATCGACTGGGCGGCGTCGGCCGCGACGGAGCGACCACCCGCCTGA
- a CDS encoding helix-turn-helix transcriptional regulator, translating to MARRRKVNNLMALAVLSVLAHRPMHPYEIATALRGWGKDQDMPIKWGSLYTVVGNLDRHGFIAAVQSVRAGRRPERTVYRITDAGRAELVDWARELLATPMAEYPRFRAGLSVLAALHPDEAVELLRQRLDQVAGNVAAARAALAEHARDVPRLFLVESEYDLALREAEATWIRAVLAELDAGTFPGLDQWRAFHDTGELPAELAALADRTSAPQPASPPSTSTSGPTASPPSTSTSGKTASPPSTSTLGPTGGSPPVGAAERSSGTGDPPE from the coding sequence ATGGCCAGGCGGCGCAAGGTCAACAATCTGATGGCGCTTGCCGTGCTCTCCGTCCTGGCGCACCGACCGATGCACCCCTACGAGATCGCCACGGCGTTGCGCGGTTGGGGCAAGGACCAGGACATGCCGATCAAGTGGGGCTCGCTCTACACGGTCGTCGGCAACCTGGACCGGCACGGCTTCATCGCGGCGGTGCAGAGCGTGCGCGCTGGCCGTCGCCCGGAGCGCACCGTGTACCGGATCACCGACGCCGGTCGGGCCGAGTTGGTCGACTGGGCCCGTGAGCTGCTCGCCACCCCGATGGCCGAGTACCCGCGGTTCCGCGCCGGGCTGTCGGTCCTGGCCGCGCTGCATCCCGACGAGGCAGTCGAGTTGCTGCGCCAGCGGCTGGACCAGGTGGCCGGGAACGTCGCCGCGGCCCGGGCCGCGCTTGCCGAGCACGCCCGCGACGTGCCCCGGCTGTTCCTGGTCGAGTCCGAGTACGACCTGGCGCTGCGGGAGGCCGAGGCGACCTGGATCCGTGCCGTCCTCGCCGAGTTGGACGCGGGTACCTTCCCCGGTCTCGACCAGTGGCGGGCATTCCACGACACCGGCGAACTCCCGGCCGAACTGGCCGCCCTCGCGGATCGCACGAGCGCCCCGCAACCGGCCAGCCCGCCGTCGACCAGCACCTCGGGCCCGACGGCCAGCCCGCCGTCGACCAGCACCTCGGGCAAGACGGCCAGCCCGCCGTCGACCAGCACCTTGGGACCGACGGGCGGCTCGCCGCCGGTCGGCGCAGCGGAAAGGAGCAGCGGCACCGGCGACCCACCCGAATGA
- a CDS encoding ABC transporter ATP-binding protein: MTAGGMGGWSMLRSMRSSDEVSSHRLQRGVGRRIVAFARPYRRDIVVFLITVVVAAVIGVATPLLAGDVIDAITRGGPEASALVIRLALFIAALAVADALLSLAQRWYSARIGEGIILDLRTRVYDHVQRMPLQFFTRTQTGALVSRLNNDVLGAQRAFTSTLSGVVSNVIQLVLTAAVMLTLSWQITALSLVLLPVFIIPARRVGRRLAEITRESYNLDAKMNATMTERFGVAGALLVKLFGQPDAEAARFAARAERVRDIGITSAMYSRTFFVAMLLVASLAQALTYGLGGWLAVTGDVSAGTVVTLALLLTRLYGPLTALSNVRVDVMSALVSFDRVFEVLDLEPAIKERPDAVPVPRDVGTVEFRDVRFRYPSAAEISLASLEEVAALDRTVNEPVLKGVSFRVESGQMVALVGPSGAGKSTLSMLISRIYDVTDGQVLVGGVDVRDATLASLRDEIGVVTQDSHLFHESIAENLRYAKPDATDDELWAALAGAQVADLVRSLPDGLDTTVGERGYRFSGGEKQRIAIARLLLKAPSIVILDEATAHLDSESEAAVQRALAVALTGRTALVIAHRLSTVRDADQILVLDEGRIVERGRHEELVAVGGLYAELYRTQFAVADSPSPYADATVPEPVIIPTREYVADEALPPAAAN, from the coding sequence ATGACCGCCGGCGGCATGGGCGGTTGGAGCATGCTCCGGTCGATGCGCAGCAGCGACGAGGTCTCCAGTCACCGATTGCAGCGCGGTGTCGGTCGCCGCATCGTGGCCTTCGCCCGACCCTACCGCCGCGACATCGTCGTCTTCCTGATCACGGTGGTCGTCGCCGCGGTGATCGGCGTGGCCACCCCGCTGCTCGCCGGTGACGTCATCGACGCGATCACCCGTGGCGGCCCGGAGGCCAGCGCGCTGGTGATCCGGCTGGCCCTGTTCATCGCCGCGCTCGCGGTCGCCGACGCACTGCTCTCGCTCGCCCAACGGTGGTATTCGGCGCGCATCGGCGAGGGCATCATCCTCGATCTGCGCACCCGGGTCTACGACCACGTGCAGCGGATGCCGCTCCAGTTCTTCACCCGCACCCAGACCGGCGCGCTGGTCAGCCGGCTCAACAACGACGTGCTGGGCGCCCAGCGGGCGTTCACCTCGACGCTGTCCGGCGTGGTCAGCAACGTGATCCAACTGGTGCTCACCGCCGCCGTGATGCTCACCCTCTCCTGGCAGATCACCGCGCTGTCGCTGGTGCTGCTGCCGGTGTTCATCATCCCGGCCCGGCGGGTGGGCCGGCGGCTGGCCGAGATCACCCGTGAGTCGTACAACCTCGACGCCAAGATGAACGCGACAATGACCGAGCGGTTCGGGGTCGCCGGTGCGTTGCTGGTGAAGCTCTTCGGCCAACCGGACGCGGAGGCCGCCCGGTTCGCCGCCCGCGCCGAGCGGGTACGCGACATCGGCATCACCTCGGCGATGTACTCGCGGACGTTCTTCGTGGCGATGCTGCTGGTGGCCTCGCTGGCGCAGGCGCTCACCTACGGGCTCGGCGGTTGGCTCGCGGTGACCGGCGACGTCAGCGCCGGCACGGTGGTCACCCTGGCCCTGCTGCTCACCCGGCTCTACGGCCCGCTCACCGCGCTGAGCAACGTACGGGTCGACGTGATGAGCGCGTTGGTCTCGTTCGACCGGGTCTTCGAGGTGCTCGACCTGGAGCCGGCGATCAAGGAGCGGCCCGACGCGGTGCCGGTGCCCCGGGACGTTGGCACGGTGGAGTTCCGCGACGTCCGCTTCCGTTACCCCAGCGCCGCCGAGATCTCGCTGGCGTCGCTGGAGGAGGTCGCCGCGCTGGACCGTACGGTGAACGAACCGGTGCTCAAGGGCGTCTCGTTCCGGGTCGAGTCGGGGCAGATGGTGGCCCTGGTCGGCCCCTCCGGCGCCGGCAAGTCGACGCTGTCCATGCTGATCTCGCGCATCTACGACGTGACCGACGGCCAGGTGCTTGTCGGCGGGGTGGACGTGCGGGACGCCACCCTGGCGTCGCTGCGCGACGAGATCGGTGTGGTCACCCAGGACTCCCACCTGTTCCACGAGAGCATCGCGGAGAACCTGCGGTACGCCAAACCGGACGCCACCGACGACGAGCTGTGGGCGGCGCTCGCCGGTGCGCAGGTCGCCGACCTGGTCCGGTCGCTGCCCGACGGGCTGGACACCACAGTCGGCGAGCGCGGCTACCGCTTCTCCGGCGGCGAGAAGCAGCGCATCGCCATCGCCCGGCTGCTGCTCAAGGCACCGTCGATCGTCATCCTGGACGAGGCGACCGCGCATCTCGACTCGGAGAGCGAGGCCGCGGTGCAGCGGGCGCTCGCGGTGGCGCTGACCGGGCGTACCGCGCTGGTGATCGCGCACCGGCTGTCCACCGTCCGCGACGCCGACCAGATCCTCGTCCTCGACGAGGGGCGGATCGTCGAGCGGGGCCGCCACGAGGAACTGGTCGCCGTCGGCGGTCTCTACGCCGAGCTGTACCGCACCCAGTTCGCGGTGGCCGACTCGCCGTCGCCGTACGCCGACGCGACCGTGCCGGAGCCGGTGATCATCCCGACCCGCGAGTACGTCGCCGACGAGGCGCTGCCGCCCGCCGCCGCCAACTAG
- a CDS encoding enoyl-CoA hydratase/isomerase family protein translates to MTAEATGVRLEYDGPVATVTLCRPDVLNAQTPAMWRAMSDFSRSLPGDVRVVIVRGEGRAFSAGLDLAVAGATGPGSFAELAALPEADSADLIAELQGGFTWLHRPDIISIAAVRGHAIGAGFQLALACDLRVLAQDAKLSMAEVTLGLVPDLAGTKRLVELVGYARALEICATGRRMDAAEADRIGLATLVVPESDLDDAVRDLVAGLLANNRDAVVEIKALLAGAAGRTHAEQQRAEREAQTRRLRDLAGRGE, encoded by the coding sequence GTGACCGCCGAGGCGACCGGGGTCCGGCTGGAATACGACGGGCCGGTAGCCACAGTCACCCTGTGCCGGCCCGACGTGCTCAACGCCCAGACCCCGGCGATGTGGCGGGCTATGAGCGACTTCTCCCGCAGCCTGCCCGGGGACGTGCGCGTCGTGATCGTCCGGGGCGAGGGGCGGGCCTTCTCCGCTGGCCTCGATCTGGCGGTCGCGGGTGCCACCGGCCCGGGCTCCTTCGCCGAGCTCGCCGCCCTGCCGGAAGCGGACAGCGCCGACCTGATCGCCGAGCTCCAGGGCGGGTTCACCTGGCTGCACCGGCCGGACATCATCTCGATCGCCGCCGTGCGAGGGCACGCCATCGGTGCCGGTTTTCAGCTGGCGCTCGCCTGTGACCTGCGGGTGCTGGCTCAGGACGCGAAGCTGTCCATGGCCGAGGTGACCCTGGGTCTGGTGCCGGATCTGGCCGGCACCAAGCGCCTGGTGGAGCTGGTCGGCTACGCCCGGGCGCTGGAGATCTGCGCTACCGGCCGGCGGATGGACGCCGCCGAGGCGGACCGTATCGGTCTGGCCACGCTTGTCGTACCGGAAAGTGACCTGGACGATGCGGTGCGTGACCTTGTCGCGGGGCTGCTCGCCAACAACCGGGACGCCGTCGTGGAGATCAAGGCGCTGCTTGCCGGCGCGGCCGGGCGTACCCATGCCGAGCAGCAACGGGCCGAGCGCGAGGCGCAGACGCGCCGCCTGCGCGATCTCGCCGGGCGCGGGGAGTAG
- a CDS encoding helix-turn-helix domain-containing protein, producing the protein MAATGTATSTEKGRRIVGAERQTLAKDLVKRYTGGESIRALAASTGRSYGFIHRVLTESGVQLRQRGGARRRKKA; encoded by the coding sequence ATGGCAGCCACGGGCACAGCCACCAGCACTGAGAAGGGTCGCCGGATCGTCGGAGCCGAGCGTCAGACGCTCGCCAAGGACCTGGTCAAGCGGTACACCGGGGGAGAGAGCATCCGTGCGCTCGCGGCGTCGACCGGCCGCTCCTACGGTTTTATCCACCGGGTGCTCACCGAGTCCGGAGTCCAACTACGGCAGCGCGGCGGCGCCCGGCGTCGCAAGAAGGCGTGA